The genomic segment CGGGCAAAGACAAATCACCACTGCGGGGCTGGCTGATCGCCGGCATCTGTTTCGTTTTGGGGCTGGCCGTCTTCGGGTATTTTCACATGGAAAGCCGGCTGGAAAACGACACCCTGCACGTGGTGGGCTACGCCAGCAAAACCTTTGAAAGCGACCTCGTGAAGTGGACCCTCTCCATGCAGAAAAACACCGGCGTGGACGGTCTGATGGAATCCTATACCAGCCTCAACCGTGATGTGACGGATTTCAAGGCCCTGCTGCTCTCCAAAGGCCTCACCGCCAAGGACATCAACATCCAGCCGCCAACCAGCACCCCGCACTACGACGACTACGGCAACATGACCGGCTACAGCGTGGACCAGATGCTCTACGTGCTCAGCAACGACGTGGCCAAGGTGGAAGAGATCGCCCTCGATCCCCAGTTCTTCGCGGAACGCTCCATCGTGCTGCAGCAATCCAACCTCGAATACCTCTATTCCAAGCTGCCCGAACTCAAGAAAGAGATGATCGGCGCTGCCACAGCCGACGCCATGGACCGCGCCAAAGAGATCGTGGGCGCCACCAAAGCCCGTCTGGGCAAGCTCAGCAGTGCCCGCAGCGGCGTAT from the Candidatus Cloacimonadota bacterium genome contains:
- a CDS encoding SIMPL domain-containing protein (The SIMPL domain is named for its presence in mouse protein SIMPL (signalling molecule that associates with mouse pelle-like kinase). Bacterial member BP26, from Brucella, was shown to assemble into a channel-like structure, while YggE from E. coli has been associated with resistance to oxidative stress.) — its product is MSFNPLWIALVAIVVMAVWEATGKDKSPLRGWLIAGICFVLGLAVFGYFHMESRLENDTLHVVGYASKTFESDLVKWTLSMQKNTGVDGLMESYTSLNRDVTDFKALLLSKGLTAKDINIQPPTSTPHYDDYGNMTGYSVDQMLYVLSNDVAKVEEIALDPQFFAERSIVLQQSNLEYLYSKLPELKKEMIGAATADAMDRAKEIVGATKARLGKLSSARSGVFQITEPYSTEVSDYGYYNTNTRAKSISVTVTTDFRL